Within Quercus lobata isolate SW786 chromosome 5, ValleyOak3.0 Primary Assembly, whole genome shotgun sequence, the genomic segment CAAGGGTTTAGGGGTTTTAATATTGATATATTCAAGAAGATGAACATGCCTACTTAAACTCGTGCAATAtagtaaaatatgaaaaaatggACTGCCATCCTTGATGCCATCTATTGCTCTCATATCTAATTATTGGAACTCACTGTTATTTTTTCCTGCTCTCTCCTCACACCCATTTGTTCAATTCTGCAGAATATGTGTGACATTTATTGAGAAGGATGGAGAGGAGAAGGTTATTAATGTTCCAATTGGAATGTCTATGTTAGAAGCTGCCCTCAAACATGACATAGATATTGAAGGTAATACTTGAGCATGATATTCAATGTTTTGCACCTCACCTGAGTCTCCATTTTTTGGCCTCCTCTTGATATTGCCATTCTTTTAACCTTACCAAAATAAGGGTTAAAGGCAGAAGTTATTAACTCTTTCCACAATGTCGAATTGTGTTTTATGTGAGATGAATTGATTCACTGTTTCATACCGCTTAACAATTacttgattgaattgaattATGGAGACAATTAGTGAAATTTTCCTTCAGCGATTAGGGTCAAGGCTTTTTAAATTGGTTCACTTGAAATTCAAGTAGAAAAGTCCCAAGTATACTTATAGTGCATTTCTTGTAAGATTAATGAGTATTAATGTGATTGTAGGGGCATGTGAAGGATCGTGTGCCTGTTCCACATGTCATGTAATTGTGCAGGTATACGTGTGTTTGGAACTTGCTTGTTTCTAGAAGAAAATTGAGCCTTCGCAATACACACTATATGAGAGCCAATAATGCAAAATAATGTTTATTGCACTTAGCTCTTATCCAATGAATGTCACCATACTACTTTCCTTCCCTGGCTAAAATGCATGTTTTTCCTATCTTTCCTTTTCCCCCCTATGTACTTTTGATTGTGTTGAGTTAATTTAGTTCCAATGAGCTAATGAGGTATGTTCTGAGGGTCTAATGCTA encodes:
- the LOC115989293 gene encoding adrenodoxin-like protein 1, mitochondrial, which codes for MPSIALISNYWNSLLFFPALSSHPFVQFCRICVTFIEKDGEEKVINVPIGMSMLEAALKHDIDIEGACEGSCACSTCHVIVQDMEYYNKLEDPTDEENDMLDLAFGLTEKIVISALDRLEKK